Below is a genomic region from Candidatus Binatus sp..
CCTTCAAGACAGTCTCAAACGCGCGCTTCATCCCTTGATTATAGGAGGAGGTCGCTTCGTGCGCGCCGCAGCGCGGCTCTTTGAAAGTTCAACGCTCGTTGATAGTCAACCTTTCTTTAGGACGGTGATGCGCGAGAGGCTGTCTATCGACCCGTACCGTAACGGCAAAATATGGACTAAGTTTCCAACTACAAAAGGTGCTTTGCTGGACGAACTTCTTGAACACAACATTAGAGTCTACGAGCAGTGGGTCCTTGGAGAAATCGAGCTGGAACGCCCTAACGAGACTCGGCAGCTTTCTTTGCGAGGATCAATTCTCGCGGCATGCCGCAGACAGCTATCAAATCCCCGACGTAGAGCCGCGTGATCTGTGAGCTGAGCCAGGATGCGGCAGATTCACATGACGGCGAAGCGAGTCGTGATAGCGGCACCGTCTGCTTCCATATTCCAAGCTGTTCAAACCACTGCGGCTGGTTTGAAAAGTTGCGACGCTGAGAATACTATGGAAATTTGACGGTGAAGCGTAAGACGACAATGTTTCTGGATCGGGCGAAAGAGTCGTTAATTGTCGCCGTGGAGATATTTAACCGCCCTTCGGAGATCGCGCGCTTGGAAGGTGTCCTCTTGATGGCCAATCATGCGTTCGAAATGCTCTTAAAGGCGGTTGTATTTGAAAAAACGAGCCGCATAAGGGGTAAAAAGGAAAAGTACAACTACGGTTTCGACAAATGCGTTGCGATTTGTGAGAACCAGCTCAGTGTACTTGACCCGAATGAGGTCTTATCGATCAAGAACCTAAATGGATTTCGTGACGCTGCTGCTCACGATATTGTCGACCTTAGCGAGGGGCTCCTCTATGCGCATATCGAGCAGGCAGTGCTGATTTTCGGAGCCGTCCTGAAGAGGACCTTTGGCAAGGATTTAGCAAGATGGTTGCCGCGGAGAATTCTGCCTATAAGTGCATCTCTCCCAAATGAAATCACTGCGATAGTAAGCGAGGACATGTCGGTAATCGGCGGGCTATTAGGCAAGGGTAAGCGGCGGGAAGACGATGCGCAGGCGGCTCTGAGACCGTATCAGGTTATTGAAAAGAATATTCGGGAGTCCCAAGGACTCTCCGGCAAGGAAACTTCAACAAAGGCGATCATTCGCAAACTAAAGAAAACCGATTGGAGGACCGCCCTGCCGATGGTGGCGGGACTTGTGCAGCCAGAGATAGGCGGAATCCCCATACATATACATGTTAACAAGAAGAGCGGATTTTCGGTTCGCATTGATCCGAACGCATCGGCCGCGATTGCTTTTAAATACGCCCGAGATGAAGATCGGTATCCGTATCTGACCAGCGAACTTGCCGGGAAGCTCGGAATTAAATTGTGGCAGGTTGTCGAGCTAGTGAAAATATTCCGACTGAAAGGCAATACGGATTTCCATAACCAAAGTAAGATCAGCAGGTCGAGCTACGTTCAGAGGTACAACGAAAAGGCACGAAAGGTTCTAGCTGACGCGCTCGCACTCCATGGTTTTGACGATTTGTGGAGAAGGTCAAAAACCGGAGAGAGCATCGATCCACGCGAATACGTCGGCAATGATCCGATCGAGGTATAACTCTCGTTGAATTGAGATAGTTGCTCCGTCTTCGCTGGCAGTCGTTCCAACCATCTTCCGTGCGCAGAGCCTTTTGGGTCTGCATGCGCGCAGACTGGAGCAGGGCACCACGGCAGAGAGAAGTCGAGGTTTAAGATAGACAAAGCGTTATGCGATGAGTTTTGGGCAAGCGTTTTCGGCCAAGGAGGACGGCAAGATGGCTGAGGTACTCTTCGACGGCCCCATCATTTTGTGTTCAGCGAACGGCAAATATCGGATCAGACTCGAAGTCGGCGACGATGGCTCGCTGATAGCTACGCTGCTACTTCCTAACAAGGATGATCCAAACAAGTGGGAAGCTCAACACTCGGGCACTGGAGTGGCTCCGCTGGCAAGGACTCGTCAGGATCCGGGTGCTGGTCTTGTTTTCCTTGACTCAGTTTGAGCGATGGCAAAACGGTACGGCAGGTGGGAGGTGCTCAAGTCGCTGAATGAAGGCGGTCAGGGTCATATTTTTCTTGTCCGCGATGCAGGCAAAAATAGCGAAAGTCTTTTCGTGCTGAAGCGTTTGAAGAACGCCGGCCGCCTTGATCTCTTCGAGCGAGAGGTGAACGCGACCAGATCGATTAACCATACGAACATCCTTCGCGTTGTAGATTTCGACCTAGCCGGTGCTCAACCCTACTACGTTGCCGAATATTGCGAGCGTGGTTCACTCGTCGACATCGGTGCAACCGCATTCAAGGGAAACGTGACCGGCGCTGTGTCGGTACTCGGTCCCATTGTCGATGCGCTCCACGCGGCGCACGAGCGCGGCATCTTTCATCGAGACGTCAAACCGCCAAACATCCTGATCCGACAGGATGGGCAGCCGGTGCTCGCGGATTTTGGAATCTGCCACGTAGAGGGCGATACCCGGTTCACATTGGCAACCAACGAGCCGGGCGGTTCCGTCAACTACGTAGCGCCGGAAATGGAATCGGGTCGCCGGTTGGGACCACCGTGCGCCGAGACAGATGCTTATAGCATCGGGAAGGTTCTTTATTGGATGTTATCTGGTGGCGACATTTTTGCCCGCGAGGATCACAGAGGGCGACCGCTTACCGAGATCTTGGGTGAGCAGCACTTCGAACACGTTCACCTGTTTCTCGACGAAGCGATTGTTGAAAAACCCGAGAATCGGATACGGTTTGCCGAGTTAGCCAATCGGATCAAACAGATGGAGGCGCTGGTGATGGGCAACTTTACTCCGCTTAAACCCTCTATGGCATTGACATGCCGATTCTGCGGTCTCGGCAAATACGAACGGCACGTCGGACCCGATGCAGGAAACATTTCTCGGATAGGCATACCCCAAATGGCAAATAAAGATATGAGGGCTTTGCGGTGTGATCATTGCGGGCACGTTGAGTTATTCGACTTCCTCGGTTTGAAAAACGACTGGTGGAGCCGCTGAGTCTTCCGCACCTATTCTTTGCCCGATCAAGAGGAGGCTCAAGACCATGACAGATATTTTAGGTCCGGTTGACGAGATAGTGCTGCGTTCGCCGAACGGCGAATTTCGGGTCAGTCTCCAACTGGGAGACGACGGATCTTTGTATGCAACCCTATTGGTTCACGCGGGCGAGGAAAAATACGAACCGCCCCAAGGCATCTCCGCCGCAAGGTTGGCGATGGTACGGCGCGGTCCGAAAAATCAGATTATTCAGTTCTCTTCAATGTAATGACCTTCGACTGGACCGGAATCGATTCTTCGATCCGAATAACCCGACCGTAACGAACGCCTTCAAGGAAGTTCAGGTGTCCCGATTTGATCAAGTCTCTTGAGCGCCCAACGTTGCATGTCAGTTGCGCAGGTTTGTAAGCCGAGCCAGATGAGCCGGTACTCCTCGAGCTTCGCGTAGTTTGGACTCTTTTCTAAATCAGCAACATTATCGTTGAGAATGAGGAGTTCGTAACGGCGTGGCTCTCGACTCGTCATCTCCATGGCGAACCAAGGCGCCGTCTCGTGAAAGAAGGTTGCGCGGTTTAGTCGCAAATCCTCAACCCAGCCTGAACTGTGCCCGCCTTCGAGCATGGCTTGCTCTAGAATCCGCGCACCATCTCTCTCACTGCACCGTTCCATGAGGATGTGCCGGGCGAATCTGATCACAAAGGTGCGGAGCATTTCATAGGCAGAGCGCGCTTCATAGAGAAACGCGTCGAGGCTAGCTACCAATTGAAACCCGACCGCTTCATCTCTGAGAACGAGAGCCTTCGGCGGACTATGTGCGAGGCATTTTTCCACTGAATCAGGTACTTCGGCGAGTTCATTGTTGAGAGCGCTGATATCTCCGTTAAGCCGCTCGACCGCTATCTGAACCGAACGAATCTTTGTAACGAGAG
It encodes:
- a CDS encoding DUF3644 domain-containing protein, with translation MKRKTTMFLDRAKESLIVAVEIFNRPSEIARLEGVLLMANHAFEMLLKAVVFEKTSRIRGKKEKYNYGFDKCVAICENQLSVLDPNEVLSIKNLNGFRDAAAHDIVDLSEGLLYAHIEQAVLIFGAVLKRTFGKDLARWLPRRILPISASLPNEITAIVSEDMSVIGGLLGKGKRREDDAQAALRPYQVIEKNIRESQGLSGKETSTKAIIRKLKKTDWRTALPMVAGLVQPEIGGIPIHIHVNKKSGFSVRIDPNASAAIAFKYARDEDRYPYLTSELAGKLGIKLWQVVELVKIFRLKGNTDFHNQSKISRSSYVQRYNEKARKVLADALALHGFDDLWRRSKTGESIDPREYVGNDPIEV
- a CDS encoding protein kinase, which gives rise to MLKSLNEGGQGHIFLVRDAGKNSESLFVLKRLKNAGRLDLFEREVNATRSINHTNILRVVDFDLAGAQPYYVAEYCERGSLVDIGATAFKGNVTGAVSVLGPIVDALHAAHERGIFHRDVKPPNILIRQDGQPVLADFGICHVEGDTRFTLATNEPGGSVNYVAPEMESGRRLGPPCAETDAYSIGKVLYWMLSGGDIFAREDHRGRPLTEILGEQHFEHVHLFLDEAIVEKPENRIRFAELANRIKQMEALVMGNFTPLKPSMALTCRFCGLGKYERHVGPDAGNISRIGIPQMANKDMRALRCDHCGHVELFDFLGLKNDWWSR